From Pseudanabaena sp. PCC 6802, one genomic window encodes:
- a CDS encoding cofactor assembly of complex C subunit B, translating to MSSTFLLTVLLMVGLVSFLRSSVKDRTTEMLFKSKTLDSDELLRQVRDYLTGRAYEVEKLDRQTDSVTLAGQVKPSIFLAIFLVGLATVGFGCLGLVLKALIPEIGDLWWCFVPIAPLVGIFYWRGADRREEISLSLRSDGSLWMRGHKDELTELKQALDLERLE from the coding sequence TTGTCTTCTACCTTCCTCCTGACAGTCTTGCTGATGGTTGGTTTGGTATCTTTCCTGCGATCGTCGGTCAAAGATCGCACGACGGAGATGTTGTTTAAATCCAAAACCCTGGATAGCGACGAACTGTTGCGACAGGTCAGAGACTACTTAACTGGTAGAGCCTACGAAGTCGAGAAACTGGATCGCCAAACCGACTCCGTAACCCTGGCCGGACAGGTAAAACCCAGCATATTTCTGGCAATATTTCTGGTCGGTCTGGCCACAGTTGGATTTGGCTGTTTGGGGTTAGTCCTCAAAGCGTTAATTCCTGAAATAGGCGATCTGTGGTGGTGCTTTGTCCCGATCGCGCCATTGGTTGGCATATTTTATTGGCGCGGTGCCGATCGCCGCGAAGAAATTAGTTTAAGCTTGCGATCGGATGGCAGTCTGTGGATGCGCGGGCATAAAGACGAACTGACAGAGTTAAAACAAGCACTAGATTTGGAAAGATTAGAGTAA
- a CDS encoding GumC family protein, protein MAEYSVTYREEGSLSKLQRILRRRWLAALATSVTVFAGAAAYTFTRTPIYESSTSLLVDINANRTGNLQGKPDRVINLDRVNVATEIAILRSLPLIETAVSNLRAAQTIPIPADFVTKVSSNLAIRQENDAMVLWLTYRDTDRTRIPQVLRALTDAYNEYKLKDLRSQTTYAIQSIQAKIPQLKKKSEQSALAITQFRRKNGITDPDTYAASVYAMKQALEQKEQELEMKAIEAEKKYSELQKQIGNPTDVAVDRAILAQDTTYQNLVKQFQTAEIDYFMARTRYQEAHPSVRVLRDKRDRLYSLLQAQVESTLGGRASSVGVITDGESNIRQTLASQLFDTKVAIAVQSAQRESVRRASEQVVAAFAQIPQLQQTYTELQRQFSFDSSLHAKFAERLEELRLAESQESPSWRLLDRPILPEYPVDPNILLNLVLGGVGGVLLALALVLLLERNERRIQEVDEIKELTDIPLLGTIPKLKTSPFYASSTSDRTDKSHESVSNAVANIVSNYQHAAFVESLRSLAINLRYLDVNRSIKSIAFTSALPAEGKSTLIYNLGCILAELDYRVLVVDADLRRPTIHKLAGLSNGLGLSTAIATNHAWREIVRTLSLQNSLDVLTSGPIPPNPLVLLESVKMTNLMQAWEDEYDYVLFDTPPIVGLADAQSLAAKVDAVVMVAAIQKSTRTAIARTVDILIKRHARIAGILINMCDRHDSSDYYTDYRSYYTEPPIEQIDRIDGIDGEDRADRFAGSEINPSLALPQAKDMEPDDDTAAVTEIDR, encoded by the coding sequence ATGGCAGAATACTCAGTCACCTATCGTGAAGAAGGCAGCTTGTCTAAGCTGCAAAGGATATTGCGGCGACGCTGGCTCGCAGCACTGGCAACATCAGTTACCGTATTTGCTGGCGCGGCAGCTTATACTTTTACGAGAACTCCCATTTACGAATCCTCCACTTCTTTACTTGTCGATATCAATGCCAATCGGACTGGCAATTTGCAGGGTAAGCCCGATCGCGTTATCAATCTCGATCGCGTCAATGTCGCTACGGAAATAGCTATTCTGCGCAGCCTGCCTCTAATTGAAACCGCCGTCTCAAATTTGAGAGCTGCACAAACAATTCCCATCCCAGCAGATTTCGTCACTAAAGTTTCCAGCAATCTCGCAATCAGGCAAGAGAACGATGCTATGGTGCTGTGGCTGACGTATCGAGATACCGACCGAACTCGGATACCGCAGGTTTTGCGCGCTTTAACCGATGCCTACAACGAATACAAGCTTAAAGATCTGCGCTCCCAGACGACCTATGCCATTCAATCCATTCAAGCTAAGATACCGCAGTTAAAGAAGAAATCAGAGCAGTCTGCTCTGGCAATTACGCAGTTCCGCAGAAAGAATGGCATCACCGATCCCGATACCTATGCTGCTTCCGTATATGCCATGAAGCAAGCTTTGGAGCAGAAAGAGCAGGAACTCGAAATGAAGGCGATCGAAGCTGAGAAGAAATACAGCGAACTCCAAAAGCAGATTGGGAATCCTACCGATGTAGCTGTCGATCGGGCAATTTTGGCACAGGATACAACCTATCAAAATCTGGTCAAGCAGTTCCAAACAGCGGAAATAGACTATTTCATGGCACGTACCCGCTACCAGGAAGCCCACCCCTCCGTGCGCGTGCTTAGAGATAAGCGCGATCGCCTCTACAGCCTTTTGCAAGCCCAGGTGGAATCTACGCTTGGCGGCAGAGCCTCATCCGTGGGAGTAATCACCGATGGCGAATCGAATATCAGACAAACGCTGGCGAGCCAGTTATTTGACACTAAGGTCGCGATCGCCGTGCAATCCGCCCAACGAGAAAGCGTGCGTCGCGCCAGCGAGCAGGTGGTAGCCGCATTCGCCCAAATTCCCCAGTTGCAACAAACCTATACGGAACTACAGCGCCAATTCTCCTTTGACTCTTCTTTACATGCGAAATTTGCAGAGCGATTAGAGGAGTTGCGCCTCGCTGAATCGCAAGAGAGTCCCTCCTGGCGCTTGCTCGATCGCCCAATATTACCAGAATATCCAGTCGATCCGAATATCCTTCTCAATCTCGTGTTGGGTGGTGTTGGTGGAGTTCTACTAGCTTTAGCACTCGTCCTCCTTTTGGAACGCAACGAGCGTCGCATTCAAGAGGTAGATGAGATTAAAGAGCTGACTGATATTCCTTTGTTGGGAACGATACCCAAACTTAAGACATCGCCATTTTATGCCAGCAGTACTAGCGATCGGACTGACAAAAGCCATGAGAGCGTATCTAATGCTGTGGCAAACATCGTATCGAACTACCAGCATGCTGCTTTTGTCGAGTCTCTGCGCTCCCTGGCAATTAACCTGCGCTATCTCGATGTGAACCGCTCCATCAAATCGATCGCGTTCACTTCAGCGCTGCCAGCGGAAGGCAAAAGTACGTTGATTTACAACTTAGGTTGTATCTTAGCAGAACTGGACTATAGGGTACTCGTGGTCGATGCCGACCTGCGCAGGCCAACTATTCATAAACTGGCTGGACTATCTAACGGCTTAGGTCTATCTACAGCGATCGCGACCAATCATGCCTGGCGGGAAATAGTCCGTACCTTGTCCTTGCAAAATTCCCTGGACGTGCTGACATCAGGGCCGATTCCGCCTAACCCATTAGTGCTGCTAGAGTCCGTCAAGATGACAAACCTGATGCAAGCCTGGGAAGACGAATACGACTATGTTTTATTCGATACACCCCCCATCGTCGGTCTTGCCGACGCTCAAAGTCTGGCTGCTAAGGTCGATGCGGTGGTGATGGTAGCGGCAATTCAAAAGTCTACTCGCACTGCGATCGCCCGCACTGTGGATATTCTCATCAAGCGACACGCTCGTATTGCTGGGATTTTAATTAACATGTGCGATCGGCACGATAGCAGTGACTACTACACCGACTACCGCAGCTACTATACGGAACCTCCCATCGAGCAAATCGATCGCATCGATGGCATTGATGGGGAAGATCGAGCCGATCGCTTTGCAGGCTCGGAAATTAATCCATCCCTAGCACTACCACAGGCGAAGGATATGGAACCAGACGACGATACCGCAGCCGTAACTGAAATCGATCGTTGA
- a CDS encoding mechanosensitive ion channel family protein → MNSSTLWQSSTWIWAIALAIGFPFTTILLGETIHWLSRHGKPLATTLRLVRNLIVPVLVFLLFMQHVLHLEADGRTIKTMQTLLWVCILHASLSLLNVVLFEEAETDTWRSKVPKLLIDLLRLVLILVGTAIVLATVWNADLAGLATALGVSSIVIGLALQDTLGSVTSGIALLFERPFSVGDWLQVGDFVGQVIDINWRAVRLQTLEREMLVIPHKVISAEIIRNFSQPLLLHAERIKLGFSYNNPPNLAKQVLKSTALGTQGILSEPEPQVFTLAYDDSAVTYEVKFFIHNYGELEEIRDRFMTRVWYAAQRNGLSIPFPIRTLYHFHGPTAQAKQTAKRFANSLQSLPSFVPLEEETDLQNPSENIELQHFGAGEKVMRQGDLSHALYIIISGRARLTTRDRQGVEQEVLVLQAGEFFGMITLFSGEPSAVSIAAINDLEVMRLSATVVDRMIERQPQFAREIGQVLENRRRAIQAVQQPEEKPA, encoded by the coding sequence ATGAACAGCAGCACCCTTTGGCAAAGTAGCACCTGGATTTGGGCGATCGCGCTCGCAATTGGCTTTCCCTTCACGACTATTCTGCTGGGCGAAACCATCCACTGGTTAAGCCGACATGGCAAGCCCCTGGCTACCACCCTGCGGTTGGTTCGCAACTTGATCGTGCCAGTACTGGTATTCCTGCTGTTTATGCAACATGTCTTGCATCTAGAGGCCGATGGGCGCACGATCAAAACTATGCAAACCCTCCTCTGGGTCTGTATTCTCCATGCTTCTTTATCTCTACTGAATGTAGTGCTGTTTGAAGAAGCCGAGACCGATACGTGGCGCTCGAAGGTGCCAAAACTGCTGATCGATCTGTTGCGTTTAGTCCTGATCCTGGTGGGAACGGCAATCGTCCTCGCAACGGTGTGGAATGCCGATTTAGCCGGTCTAGCTACCGCTCTTGGGGTTAGTTCGATCGTGATCGGTCTAGCTTTACAGGATACCCTGGGCAGCGTGACCTCTGGAATAGCCTTGCTGTTCGAGCGCCCCTTTTCCGTGGGCGATTGGCTGCAAGTGGGGGATTTTGTGGGACAGGTGATCGACATTAACTGGCGAGCGGTGCGACTCCAAACCTTGGAGCGAGAAATGCTGGTGATTCCCCACAAAGTAATTAGTGCTGAAATCATTCGCAATTTTAGTCAACCGCTGCTGCTGCATGCAGAACGAATTAAACTGGGATTTTCTTACAATAATCCACCGAACCTCGCCAAACAAGTGCTGAAAAGTACGGCTTTGGGAACTCAAGGGATTCTGTCCGAACCCGAGCCTCAAGTTTTTACATTAGCCTACGATGATTCTGCGGTGACTTATGAAGTGAAATTCTTTATCCACAACTATGGCGAGCTAGAAGAAATTCGCGATCGCTTCATGACGCGAGTTTGGTATGCTGCCCAGCGCAATGGTTTATCCATTCCCTTTCCCATTCGCACGCTTTATCATTTCCACGGCCCCACCGCCCAAGCTAAGCAAACCGCCAAACGCTTTGCCAATAGTTTGCAATCGCTGCCCTCGTTTGTGCCTTTGGAGGAAGAAACCGATCTGCAAAACCCCTCCGAAAATATCGAGCTACAGCACTTTGGAGCAGGTGAAAAAGTCATGCGCCAGGGGGATTTGAGCCACGCGCTGTACATCATTATCTCTGGCAGAGCGCGATTGACTACCCGCGATCGCCAGGGAGTGGAGCAGGAAGTTCTGGTGCTGCAAGCTGGAGAATTCTTTGGGATGATTACCTTATTTTCCGGCGAACCTAGCGCGGTATCGATCGCAGCAATTAACGATCTGGAGGTCATGCGCCTTTCCGCTACGGTGGTCGATCGAATGATCGAGCGCCAGCCTCAATTTGCCCGCGAAATCGGACAAGTTTTAGAAAACCGCCGTCGGGCGATTCAAGCGGTGCAGCAGCCGGAGGAGAAGCCCGCTTAG
- a CDS encoding XisI protein — MDKLQQYQQIIRQVLTEQAHPYAHSNEVETEIICDTEHDHYQLTYIGWEDQQRIFNLILHFDIKDGKIWIQHNGTEVAIAQVLTEKGVPPSDIVLGFHSPFKRQFSGYAIA, encoded by the coding sequence ATGGATAAGCTTCAACAATACCAACAAATAATTCGTCAGGTCTTAACAGAACAAGCCCATCCCTACGCTCATTCCAATGAGGTAGAGACTGAAATCATTTGCGACACCGAACACGATCATTACCAACTCACCTATATCGGCTGGGAAGATCAGCAACGAATTTTTAATCTCATCCTGCACTTTGATATTAAAGATGGCAAAATCTGGATTCAGCATAATGGAACGGAAGTGGCGATCGCTCAAGTTTTGACCGAAAAAGGCGTTCCACCCTCCGATATTGTGCTAGGTTTTCACTCTCCCTTCAAACGCCAATTTAGCGGATATGCGATTGCGTAG
- a CDS encoding element excision factor XisH family protein, translating to MSRKDRFHEAVKHALEKDGWLITHDPFTIQISEAVKLKIDLGAESAIAAQRGQEKIAVEIKSFITDSDINEFHTALGQYLNYLQALEDKEPDRVLYLAVPLETYRDFFQVPFIQKSLKRHAVKLIIYNPTKEEIKQWISFNNTNK from the coding sequence ATGTCTCGCAAAGATCGATTTCATGAAGCAGTTAAACACGCTCTAGAAAAAGATGGCTGGCTGATTACCCACGATCCATTTACGATCCAAATTAGCGAAGCCGTTAAACTAAAAATTGACTTGGGGGCTGAAAGCGCGATCGCGGCTCAACGCGGCCAGGAAAAAATTGCTGTCGAAATCAAAAGCTTTATTACAGACTCAGACATTAATGAGTTTCACACAGCTTTAGGACAATATTTGAACTATCTTCAGGCACTCGAAGATAAAGAACCCGATCGCGTTTTGTATCTTGCAGTTCCCCTTGAAACCTATCGTGATTTTTTTCAAGTCCCTTTCATCCAAAAATCTCTCAAACGTCATGCGGTAAAGCTAATTATTTACAACCCTACCAAGGAGGAAATCAAACAATGGATAAGCTTCAACAATACCAACAAATAA
- a CDS encoding MFS transporter, which yields MRLSQTFQQLPVDTRRNLVACFFTGLLFWSSMASQLPVLPLYVDSLGGTEAQVGSVMGAFAIGLLLCRAYLGRLADRRGRRIVMQLGLAVAAAMPLCYALSNSIPLLMVFRAVHGISIAAFTTGYSALTSDLAPPKQRGEIIGYMSLVNPLGLGIGPALGGWIQATWGYQNLFIVAAGLAMMGYAVTWEIEEEGYTSTVRGVAVQDLGTIDRRTHLPFWPTLLSPRVRTPALILFLIGLIFGNLSAFLPLLIKAQKIPFNVGLFYMAAAIAGFIVRLPLARISDRYGRGLFISLGLCFYATSMLTIFVSHSAPHFLVAGMLEGIGAGITIPAIVTLLADRTVSAERGFVFGLAWAGFDLGIAFAGPVMGNIIPRVGLANSFSIATGLSILAIVIFSTQANHSLAESLRFAMGKSKDKYAVTQI from the coding sequence ATGCGCTTATCTCAAACCTTTCAGCAACTTCCCGTTGATACGCGGCGCAATTTGGTTGCATGTTTCTTTACAGGACTATTGTTCTGGTCGAGCATGGCATCACAGCTACCTGTCCTGCCGCTGTACGTTGACAGTCTAGGCGGTACTGAGGCACAGGTTGGCTCGGTGATGGGTGCCTTTGCGATCGGATTGCTCCTCTGTCGCGCCTATCTGGGCAGGCTGGCCGATCGCAGAGGTAGGCGGATCGTGATGCAACTTGGCTTAGCAGTTGCTGCTGCTATGCCACTATGCTATGCCTTATCTAATTCCATCCCATTGCTGATGGTATTTCGAGCCGTGCACGGTATCAGTATTGCTGCCTTTACCACTGGTTATAGTGCCCTCACGTCCGATCTGGCTCCACCGAAGCAGCGCGGTGAAATCATTGGCTATATGAGTTTGGTGAATCCATTGGGCTTGGGCATTGGCCCCGCATTAGGGGGGTGGATCCAGGCAACATGGGGCTATCAAAATCTATTTATCGTTGCTGCTGGGCTGGCAATGATGGGATACGCCGTCACTTGGGAGATTGAGGAGGAAGGATATACATCCACAGTACGAGGTGTCGCAGTGCAAGATCTCGGTACGATCGATCGTCGCACTCATCTACCATTTTGGCCGACCCTGCTTAGCCCCAGGGTGCGAACTCCCGCTTTGATTTTATTCCTAATCGGTCTGATATTCGGCAATCTCAGCGCCTTTTTGCCTTTATTGATTAAAGCGCAGAAAATTCCCTTTAATGTCGGCCTGTTCTACATGGCCGCCGCGATCGCAGGTTTTATAGTGCGATTGCCACTGGCTAGAATTAGCGATCGCTACGGACGCGGCTTATTCATATCGTTGGGATTGTGTTTCTATGCAACGTCCATGTTAACGATCTTTGTCTCCCACTCTGCACCTCACTTCCTTGTTGCAGGAATGCTGGAGGGGATTGGAGCGGGTATTACGATTCCGGCGATCGTGACTTTGCTCGCAGATCGGACTGTATCCGCTGAAAGGGGTTTTGTCTTTGGCTTAGCCTGGGCTGGCTTCGACTTAGGTATCGCTTTTGCGGGGCCAGTGATGGGCAATATTATTCCGCGCGTGGGATTAGCAAATTCCTTTTCGATCGCTACAGGATTATCTATTCTGGCGATCGTTATTTTCAGCACGCAAGCAAACCACAGCCTCGCCGAATCATTGCGCTTTGCTATGGGCAAGTCTAAAGATAAATACGCAGTAACTCAGATTTAG
- a CDS encoding DUF1565 domain-containing protein has translation MHWGQLGRGLVSTTGTLGLCTLGLCWSANAGVTGTPEITSVEGALSHVSPGTITDKPLLVAQQDTNVIFVAPNGTDITGAGTQSQPFRTITAALSTNPQPGTTIQLAPGVYDAENGEVFPIKLLPGIKLIGTSNTKGEGVTISGGGKFISPTFASQNITMLAEHNTTIEGITLTNSNFRGYALWLESRRNVVITNNTFRNTTHDGIFLTGDTQALIAHNIFTRNRGSGISAVGNSTGEIRGNTFNNTGFGLSIGQKSQVMLVNNRIVNNVDGVIISNVATPVLRGNTITNNNRNGVVILKDREGQPVPDMGIATDPGRNMIQNNKVKDIHNVSGVAIAAAGNELSRSKIAGPIDTVATRFVARTPSYTPPPQTTPRVVSPVSPITTLPSRTTIPPRVTLPPRTTLPPRTTTLPPRTTLPPRTTNPEINPDPASVAPLPSPNEPIPTTISIERSLPPVSTKRPPGKVVERPISTVVTQPVTPVTALPPITTSSRVENPTTNREVLRYRVVVPLSASTTREAIRRVVPNAFMARYNGRPAMQTGAYSDRDTAEEQAKILLDSGLPAIVVQMNS, from the coding sequence ATGCACTGGGGACAATTAGGTCGGGGTTTAGTATCTACTACTGGTACTTTAGGGCTATGTACTTTAGGGCTATGTTGGTCGGCAAATGCAGGTGTAACAGGCACTCCAGAAATTACATCTGTGGAGGGTGCTTTAAGCCATGTAAGTCCTGGCACCATCACTGACAAACCTTTGCTGGTAGCCCAGCAAGACACGAACGTTATCTTTGTCGCGCCCAATGGCACTGATATTACAGGCGCAGGTACGCAGTCGCAGCCATTCCGAACGATTACAGCCGCATTAAGCACTAACCCCCAACCAGGCACCACGATCCAACTAGCCCCTGGTGTATATGATGCGGAAAATGGAGAGGTGTTTCCAATCAAATTGCTGCCAGGGATCAAACTTATTGGCACTAGCAACACCAAAGGCGAAGGCGTGACGATCTCTGGTGGCGGTAAATTCATCAGTCCTACATTTGCCAGCCAGAATATTACGATGTTGGCGGAGCATAATACTACTATCGAAGGCATCACTCTCACTAATAGTAACTTTAGAGGTTATGCCCTTTGGTTAGAGTCCAGGCGCAATGTGGTAATTACCAACAACACTTTTAGGAATACCACCCATGATGGTATTTTCTTGACTGGCGATACTCAAGCTCTTATCGCGCACAATATATTTACTCGAAACAGAGGCAGTGGTATTTCAGCAGTTGGTAATAGCACGGGAGAAATTCGGGGAAATACCTTCAACAACACTGGATTCGGCTTATCTATCGGACAGAAATCTCAGGTGATGCTTGTCAACAATCGCATCGTCAACAATGTAGATGGGGTAATTATTTCCAATGTCGCAACTCCAGTTCTACGCGGTAATACGATTACCAACAACAATCGCAATGGTGTAGTCATTCTTAAGGATCGGGAGGGTCAGCCCGTACCAGACATGGGTATCGCCACCGATCCCGGTCGTAACATGATTCAAAATAATAAGGTTAAAGATATTCACAATGTCTCTGGCGTGGCGATCGCTGCGGCTGGTAACGAACTGAGTCGCAGTAAAATTGCTGGCCCCATCGATACAGTCGCAACCCGATTTGTGGCGAGAACTCCTAGTTACACCCCACCGCCGCAAACTACTCCCAGGGTAGTTTCGCCAGTTTCTCCCATCACAACATTACCGTCACGTACGACAATCCCACCGCGCGTAACGTTACCTCCACGTACGACGCTGCCGCCACGCACGACTACATTACCTCCACGTACGACGCTGCCGCCGCGCACCACCAACCCAGAGATTAATCCAGACCCTGCTAGCGTTGCACCTTTACCCTCGCCCAACGAACCTATTCCTACTACGATTTCGATCGAGCGCAGTTTACCCCCTGTGTCGACTAAGCGGCCTCCAGGTAAAGTGGTGGAGCGCCCCATCAGTACAGTTGTAACTCAGCCCGTGACACCCGTAACTGCCCTGCCACCAATTACTACGAGCAGCCGGGTCGAGAATCCCACTACGAACAGAGAGGTGCTGCGCTATCGCGTGGTAGTACCTCTGAGCGCAAGCACTACCAGAGAAGCGATCCGCCGTGTAGTTCCTAATGCTTTTATGGCTAGATATAACGGTCGCCCCGCCATGCAAACCGGAGCCTACAGCGATCGCGATACTGCTGAAGAGCAAGCCAAAATATTACTGGATTCTGGTTTGCCAGCGATCGTCGTTCAGATGAACAGCTAG
- a CDS encoding AEC family transporter, with the protein MIDSLTDIYLPLVGWTLAGLLFLRYLPETVPRFMGRSLYWVGVPLQVLAFIQRADLTRSVGLVPFVVAFAFLIGLGLGWLWTHIRQMPKAERGGFLLSSSLGNVGFVGLAIAPYLVDDAYLAWVVLFSLAHNVICSYGLGVAIASYYGEHSWPTHWSTHLKSMMATPSIWACAIGIWLKLEHVELAAPLTSGIQTSVQIVIPMALLLIGVRLSQLKQWDGVGKAMPAVVIKLLLVPLCVGGAMTLLGITDMSRLAMVLQAGMPCAFAGAILAEEYNVRQETILLGIALSSVGILITIPLWLWLFHG; encoded by the coding sequence GTGATTGACAGCCTTACTGATATTTACCTACCTCTAGTTGGCTGGACACTAGCGGGGCTTTTATTCCTCAGATATTTACCTGAAACAGTACCCAGGTTTATGGGCCGATCGCTGTATTGGGTGGGAGTGCCTCTACAGGTATTGGCATTTATTCAGAGGGCAGATTTAACTAGATCTGTAGGGCTTGTCCCTTTTGTGGTTGCTTTTGCCTTTTTAATAGGTTTGGGCTTAGGCTGGCTGTGGACGCACATACGGCAGATGCCCAAGGCAGAACGGGGTGGCTTTCTGCTCTCCTCTAGTTTGGGGAATGTGGGGTTTGTGGGTTTGGCGATCGCACCTTACCTGGTAGATGATGCCTACCTCGCCTGGGTGGTGTTATTCAGCTTGGCGCATAACGTGATTTGCAGTTACGGTTTGGGCGTGGCGATCGCCAGCTATTACGGCGAACATAGTTGGCCGACTCACTGGTCTACACATCTCAAGTCCATGATGGCCACACCATCGATCTGGGCCTGCGCGATCGGGATCTGGCTGAAGTTGGAGCATGTCGAACTGGCAGCACCTCTAACTAGCGGCATCCAAACATCGGTGCAAATAGTCATCCCAATGGCACTACTACTAATCGGCGTGCGCTTGAGCCAATTGAAGCAGTGGGATGGTGTTGGCAAAGCGATGCCTGCCGTGGTTATTAAGCTATTGCTCGTACCTTTGTGCGTGGGTGGAGCGATGACTTTGCTCGGCATTACTGATATGTCGCGTTTGGCAATGGTTTTACAAGCAGGAATGCCCTGCGCCTTTGCCGGAGCAATTTTGGCAGAAGAATACAACGTGCGCCAGGAAACAATCCTGCTCGGCATCGCGCTCAGTAGCGTCGGTATCTTGATCACAATTCCCCTCTGGTTATGGCTGTTTCACGGTTGA
- a CDS encoding MBL fold metallo-hydrolase, producing MYLTWLDSNSWLIEMGGKHILLDPWLVGPLVFGNMTWLFKGERTIPKPIPTDIDLILLSQGIEDHAHPATLQQLDKNIPVVASPNAAKVAKHSGFTQVTALAHGETFTLSDRVKIRALPGSPIGPMLVENGYLIEQLEDGKTLYYEPHGFHSPEIKEFAPVDVAIAPIIDLRIPLLGPVIQGHKSALQLAQWLKPKAIVPTAAGGDIEFKGVLLSLLRSEGSADCLRTSLAEHQLTTKVIEPVSGQRFVV from the coding sequence ATGTACCTGACCTGGTTAGACAGCAATTCCTGGCTGATTGAAATGGGGGGTAAGCATATCCTCCTCGATCCCTGGTTGGTCGGGCCTTTAGTGTTTGGCAACATGACCTGGTTATTTAAGGGGGAGCGCACCATACCGAAGCCGATTCCAACCGATATCGACCTGATTTTGCTATCCCAAGGCATTGAGGATCACGCTCATCCTGCTACCCTGCAACAACTGGATAAAAATATACCCGTGGTGGCATCGCCAAATGCGGCAAAAGTTGCCAAACACTCAGGATTTACCCAGGTCACGGCTTTAGCACACGGCGAGACATTTACCCTCAGCGATCGCGTGAAAATTCGCGCTCTGCCCGGTTCGCCCATCGGCCCGATGCTAGTGGAAAACGGTTACCTGATCGAGCAACTTGAGGACGGCAAAACCCTATACTACGAACCGCATGGGTTTCACAGTCCTGAAATTAAGGAATTTGCACCTGTGGATGTAGCGATCGCCCCCATCATCGATCTGCGCATCCCCTTGTTAGGCCCAGTGATTCAGGGGCACAAAAGCGCATTGCAGCTAGCGCAGTGGTTAAAACCAAAAGCGATCGTACCGACCGCTGCCGGTGGCGATATCGAATTTAAGGGCGTGCTGCTTTCTCTACTGCGCTCAGAGGGCAGTGCCGATTGTTTGCGAACTTCCCTGGCCGAGCATCAACTCACCACAAAAGTAATAGAACCTGTATCCGGCCAGCGATTTGTCGTATAG
- a CDS encoding Rpn family recombination-promoting nuclease/putative transposase — protein sequence MKTDTLFYKLLKTFHSLLFELTEQPIPNVDDYEFVSVEVKEKAFRFDGVFLPKNSDNPIVFTEVQSQPKNNFYSAFMAEICMYLSQYEPERDWQAVAIFARRSYDPGEAEHFRELFASNRIRRVYLDDWQERETDSWAIKIVQLIVTPSATIPELVANLKTEVEQRCLPELKETVVEFMETVLVYKFPKLSREEIQAMFTLDDLRQTRVYQDARQEGMQQGIQQGMQQGRQEGMQQGMQQGRQNEARSLLLRLLNKKFGNLDCHQTQINNLNLEQMEALSEALLDFNNITDLDRWLTEN from the coding sequence GTGAAAACTGACACCCTGTTCTATAAGTTGCTAAAAACCTTTCATTCGCTCCTGTTTGAGCTAACCGAGCAGCCAATTCCCAACGTAGATGATTATGAGTTTGTCTCTGTCGAAGTGAAGGAAAAGGCATTTCGATTTGATGGCGTTTTTTTACCCAAAAACTCTGACAACCCGATCGTCTTTACCGAGGTGCAGTCTCAGCCCAAGAATAATTTCTACAGCGCATTCATGGCAGAGATTTGCATGTACCTCAGCCAGTACGAACCGGAACGAGATTGGCAAGCAGTGGCAATCTTTGCCCGCCGCAGCTACGACCCTGGTGAAGCCGAGCATTTTCGCGAACTATTTGCCAGTAATCGAATCAGGCGGGTTTACCTGGACGATTGGCAGGAGCGCGAAACTGATTCTTGGGCAATTAAGATCGTGCAGTTAATCGTCACACCATCGGCGACAATTCCTGAATTGGTTGCGAACCTCAAAACAGAGGTGGAGCAGAGATGCTTGCCAGAGCTAAAAGAGACTGTAGTAGAATTTATGGAGACTGTCCTGGTATATAAATTCCCTAAGCTAAGTCGGGAGGAGATTCAAGCTATGTTTACACTAGACGATCTGCGGCAGACTCGGGTTTATCAGGATGCTAGGCAAGAGGGCATGCAGCAGGGTATACAGCAGGGTATGCAGCAAGGTAGACAAGAAGGTATGCAGCAGGGTATGCAGCAAGGTAGACAAAATGAGGCGCGATCGCTTTTATTACGTCTCCTAAACAAAAAGTTTGGTAATTTAGACTGCCACCAAACCCAAATTAACAATCTTAATCTCGAGCAAATGGAAGCACTCAGCGAGGCGTTGTTAGACTTCAATAATATTACCGACCTCGATCGCTGGTTGACAGAAAACTAA